The proteins below come from a single Juglans regia cultivar Chandler chromosome 12, Walnut 2.0, whole genome shotgun sequence genomic window:
- the LOC108982657 gene encoding aspartic proteinase PCS1-like, producing the protein MAFLQSLLLLLLLRLFIMINELQQHFVSATHETVILPLKAQTLLSPGSARKPPNKLPFHHNVTLTVSLTVGSPPQSVTMVLDTGSELSWLRCKKNPNFRSIFNPLLSSSYSPIPCASLACKTRTKTLLLPVSCDPNKLCHATVSYADASSNEGNLAYETFYIGNSPRPGTIFGCMDSGFSSNSEEDSKTTGLMGLNRGSLSFISQMGLPKFSYCISGSDSSGVLLFGEASFTWLRPLNYTPLVQISDPLPYFDRVAYTVNLEGIKVSAKILALPKSVFVPDHTGAGQTMVDLGTQFTFLLGPVYTALKNEFIKQTKGILSPLDDPNFVFEGAMDLCFGVPSSGRSLPQLPAVTLMFRGAEMVVSGERLMYRVPGMVRGGKSVYCFTFGNSDLLGIEAFVIGHHHQQNLWMEFDLVNSRVGLAEVRCALASQRLGLGL; encoded by the coding sequence ATGGCCTTTCTTCAATCGctgcttctccttcttcttctgcgGTTGTTCATCATGATAAACGAACTGCAGCAGCACTTTGTTTCTGCAACACATGAAACAGTAATATTGCCCCTCAAAGCCCAGACGCTACTCTCACCTGGTTCTGCACGAAAACCTCCTAACAAACTCCCTTTCCACCACAACGTGACCCTCACAGTCTCACTCACCGTAGGCTCGCCCCCACAGAGCGTTACCATGGTCCTCGACACGGGGAGTGAACTCTCTTGGCTTCGCTGCAAAAAAAACCCAAACTTCCGCTCCATATTCAACCCACTTCTATCTTCTTCCTACTCTCCAATACCATGCGCCTCGCTCGCCTGCAAAACCCGTACCAAGACCCTACTCCTACCTGTATCCTGCGACCCGAATAAGCTCTGCCACGCGACTGTCTCCTACGCAGACGCCTCGTCCAATGAAGGCAACCTCGCGTACGAGACGTTCTATATTGGAAATTCGCCCCGACCAGGTACGATATTTGGGTGCATGGATTCCGGTTTCAGTTCCAACTCCGAAGAGGATTCCAAGACCACCGGATTGATGGGCCTGAACCGGGGGTCTTTGTCGTTTATCAGCCAAATGGGTCTCCCGAAATTCTCGTATTGCATATCGGGCAGTGACTCGTCCGGTGTTTTGCTTTTCGGTGAAGCGAGTTTCACTTGGCTCCGACCCTTGAACTACACCCCTCTGGTTCAAATCTCAGACCCGTTACCGTATTTTGATCGGGTAGCTTACACAGTTAACCTTGAGGGGATTAAAGTGTCGGCTAAAATTTTGGCACTTCCGAAATCCGTGTTTGTACCGGATCATACCGGGGCGGGTCAGACCATGGTCGACTTGGGCACTCAGTTCACTTTCCTACTCGGTCCGGTTTACACCGCTTTGAAGAACGAGTTCATTAAACAAACGAAAGGAATACTGAGTCCTTTGGATGACCCCAATTTCGTTTTTGAAGGAGCGATGGACTTGTGCTTCGGAGTCCCCTCGAGTGGAAGGAGTTTACCCCAGTTACCAGCAGTGACCTTAATGTTCCGAGGGGCCGAAATGGTGGTATCGGGAGAAAGGTTAATGTATCGGGTACCGGGAATGGTGAGGGGTGGCAAATCGGTGTATTGTTTCACATTTGGGAACTCGGATTTGTTGGGCATAGAAGCTTTCGTGATTGGCCACCATCATCAGCAGAACTTGTGGATGGAGTTTGATTTGGTGAATTCTAGGGTCGGACTAGCAGAGGTTAGGTGTGCTCTTGCGAGTCAAAGGCTCGGCTTGGGTCTCTAA
- the LOC108982658 gene encoding probable E3 ubiquitin-protein ligase RHC2A gives MSMPATVSYWCYRCTRFVRVSNQLSSLVCSDCHSGFVEAIDSTQRTVHADPRRRRLPAAAMLMIDHRSGNPNENLGHTLPRIRETGEEVSPFNPVIVLRGPSEGIRDGGGESRGFGLYYDDRGGSGLRPLPPSMSEFLFGSGFDRLLDQLSRIGLNGAARCEHSPASKSAIESMPTIEIGDIHLSVEPHCAVCKEQFELGSEAREMPCKHIYHSDCILPWLLIRNSCPVCRHQLPPDTENTVAESDRTENRQTLASNSDENFGLTIWRLPGGGFAVGRFSGGRRRGGERELQEVQTEGYGGLNNGGAPGRRISWTAGGSRGRESGGFGRMLNNLIACFRGIYSSGSSSSSSSNSVTRAARRSRSASSRYNSTMAVRRRRTWSMDVNGGMREW, from the coding sequence ATGTCTATGCCTGCGACGGTGTCGTATTGGTGTTACAGATGTACCCGCTTCGTCAGAGTTTCCAACCAATTATCGTCCCTCGTGTGCTCCGATTGCCATAGCGGGTTCGTGGAAGCCATCGATAGCACGCAACGGACCGTCCACGCGGACCCGCGGCGCAGGAGGCTCCCTGCGGCCGCGATGTTAATGATTGACCACCGCTCTGGCAATCCCAACGAGAACTTGGGCCACACGCTTCCTAGGATCCGGGAGACCGGCGAGGAAGTCTCCCCCTTCAACCCTGTCATCGTGCTCCGTGGACCTTCCGAGGGCATCCGCGACGGCGGTGGAGAGAGCCGTGGCTTTGGGCTTTATTACGATGATCGCGGTGGGTCCGGGCTGAGACCATTGCCTCCGAGCATGTCAGAGTTTCTATTTGGATCCGGGTTCGATCGCCTTCTCGACCAGCTCTCGCGGATTGGACTAAATGGCGCCGCACGCTGTGAGCACTCGCCGGCTTCGAAATCTGCCATCGAATCAATGCCCACTATCGAAATAGGAGACATTCACCTGTCCGTGGAGCCACACTGCGCCGTGTGTAAAGAACAATTCGAATTGGGATCTGAGGCCCGTGAAATGCCCTGCAAGCACATATACCATTCGGACTGCATTCTCCCGTGGCTTTTGATTCGAAATTCATGCCCAGTCTGCCGCCACCAGCTGCCTCCAGATACTGAGAACACAGTGGCGGAGTCTGACCGCACCGAGAATAGGCAGACTCTGGCTTCGAACTCGGATGAGAATTTCGGGCTGACAATATGGCGGCTTCCCGGTGGTGGGTTTGCAGTGGGTAGGTTTTCTGGAGGTAGACGTAGAGGCGGTGAGCGGGAGCTTCAGGAGGTGCAAACGGAGGGCTATGGAGGGTTGAACAACGGTGGTGCACCGGGGAGGAGGATTTCGTGGACGGCGGGGGGCAGTAGAGGGAGGGAGAGTGGAGGATTTGGCCGGATGCTTAACAATCTGATCGCGTGCTTCCGGGGAATCTATTCTTCGGGCTCAAGTTCCAGTTCCAGTTCTAATTCGGTAACTCGAGCAGCTAGGAGATCAAGATCAGCGTCTTCGCGTTATAATTCGACGATGGCAGTGCGGAGGCGCAGGACTTGGTCCATGGATGTTAATGGTGGGATGAGGGAGTGGTGA